A segment of the Robbsia sp. KACC 23696 genome:
TCACGTCAACCCCCTGCATGAGGGCGAGATTTACGACGCGGCGCGTATTCAAACCCTGCAGCGGCAGATCCAGAATACGCCGTACTACGCCAGTGTCGCGGTGGACGTGTCGGCCGATCCGGCGCAGGCGGCGGCCGCGCCGGTGTCGGTCAATCTGAACGAGTACCAGTATCACAGCGTGCGCGCCGGTGTTGGCTACACGACGGATCGGGGCGCGCGCGTGGAGGGCGCCTATTCGTACAACAACGTATTCAATCGGGCCTATGTCTTCACGATTACCGGCCGGCTGGAACAGGAAAGCCAGTACGGCTCGGTGCAGCTTTCGATGCCGCCCGACAGTAAGGCCTATACCAACAGCGTGCTGGCGTCCTATACACGCACCGATACCGAAGGCACGGTGATTTACAGCTTGCGGACCGGCTTCCAGCGTGCCCGATCGCTACAAAATTACGACTACTCGTATTCGCTGCTGTACTACCAGGATCGGCTGGAACAGAACTCCGGCGCGCCGACGGTCAGCCGTGCGCTGGTGCCGGCGTGGGCCTGGGCGCGCCGCAATGTCGACGATCCCATGTTTCCCCGTAGCGGCAATTTGATTGGTGCCGAGGCTGGGTTTGCGGTGAAGGGGGCGCTGTCGGATGCGACCTTCGTGCGGCTCTACGCCCATGGACGCCAGTATTTCCCCTTGGGTCGCCGCGACCTGTTGCTGCTGCGCGCCGAGCTGGGCGGCGTGTTTTCGAATGCGGCGTCGTTGCGCATTCCGGCCACCTTGTTGTTCCGCACCGGCGGGGCGACCACGGTGCGAGGCTATGGCTATGACAGCATCGGGAATAATGTCGACGGCAGCGTGCTGCCGACGAAATATCTGATTACCGCGGGCGCCGAATACCAGCATTGGTTCACGCATGACTGGGGCGCTGCCGTGTTCTACGACGCCGGAACGGCCAGCGATACCTGGAGCGAACGACGTTTCTACCAGGGCGTGGGCGTCGGTGCACGGTGGCGCAGTCCCGTCGGTCCGCTGAATGTCGATATCGGCTATGGCTTGCAGAACCGCAGCATTCGGCCTTACTTGACGCTTGGCGTCGCGTTCTGAGGGCGCAGCATGGAACCGACACACACCTTCGGGCCGACAGGCGAGGCGCCGTCGCCGACGACACACGCGGCGGATCGCGAGAC
Coding sequences within it:
- a CDS encoding autotransporter assembly complex family protein, whose translation is MWPLPMRRPGPPGGLPYALFLPRGVCPSVGEGERVADARLPGYVERPERRRLAVCLAVLLALFLIQPTAAWANYDVTIDAPRALKKLLKQNLNLSRFSKRKDIDAEQLRFLVTAAPQQARELVQTQGYFTPVISTDLRLAKGKSDKSSVTLRVQPGPQTTISTVDLSFNGAVQSEAPDRALAARAAWPLQPGDPFSQSAWDDAKRASLAVLQAKRYLGARIVHSEAKIDPRTHSAALSVEYGSGPTFHLGPIKVSGTKRYPEFIVDHVNPLHEGEIYDAARIQTLQRQIQNTPYYASVAVDVSADPAQAAAAPVSVNLNEYQYHSVRAGVGYTTDRGARVEGAYSYNNVFNRAYVFTITGRLEQESQYGSVQLSMPPDSKAYTNSVLASYTRTDTEGTVIYSLRTGFQRARSLQNYDYSYSLLYYQDRLEQNSGAPTVSRALVPAWAWARRNVDDPMFPRSGNLIGAEAGFAVKGALSDATFVRLYAHGRQYFPLGRRDLLLLRAELGGVFSNAASLRIPATLLFRTGGATTVRGYGYDSIGNNVDGSVLPTKYLITAGAEYQHWFTHDWGAAVFYDAGTASDTWSERRFYQGVGVGARWRSPVGPLNVDIGYGLQNRSIRPYLTLGVAF